The Opitutaceae bacterium genome contains a region encoding:
- a CDS encoding ribonucleoside-diphosphate reductase subunit alpha, giving the protein MTSTLAHDLALKKTIHTPKEQKPHFAWRDVVTSDLPLLPEITLSTPTGDKRFELAQIADTVGKALTHVRIAHGESDIFTEANRAFVARIVRDVAGRLADTARRQAPFRLSLADLYELLEKTLVENQAYEVAKSLLLNRSRKLADSTAPFATVRVIRRNHQIVPFNEQKIEIAVRKAFLSLERDSAPAVEITKLVAGRVLASRQSFVHIEEIQDIVQEELMKAGHFKVAEQYILYRALRNAARINGTDTPAPAPAPKQNAMIVVKKASGETIFWDRTDLRKRIEFGRIGLDLCLTNEEIETELLRSVFDQISQKDLDATIILNSKTLIEKDADFAKFAGRIQLTYIYEEVLGWDIVRDGIGKLRDCHQKAFRKYLEHGVAIKRLNPRLLDFDLANLGSVLDPSSDLDFDFLGIQTLYDRYLIVDKTNKPSRRIETPQFFWMRVAMGLFLDDGAGREAKIAALYELYKSRRFCSSTPTLFNSGTLHSQLSSCYLYYVDDSLEGIMYRGIAENAFLAKWAGGLGGSWTAVRGTGAYIAGTNGESQGVIPFLKLHNDQLVAVNQGGKRKGSGCAYLESWHNDIFEFLELRKNTGDDRRRTHDMNTANWIPDLFMKRMEARQTWTLFRTNEVKDLHELYGKKFEERYLQYEKLSDEGKIHGQKVEALELWKKMLSMLFETGHPWITFKDACNLRSPQDHVGVIHSSNLCTEITLNTSNDETAVCNLGSVILETHLDAKGNLDHEKLRDTIRMAVRALDNVIDINFYPTEAAKRSNLRHRPIGLGVMGLANALYLKGYAFASPEAVEFNDEAMEAIAFYAYEASSDLAGERGTYSTFKGSKWDRGILPQDSLEILEQERGVPVEVPRGGKMNWESLRAKIAKQGMRNSNVLAIAPTATISNITNTSPCIEPTYKNLFVKSNLSGEFIVLNPYLVKDLKARGLWDQEMIDNLKYFDGELKDIERIPADLKAKYLTAFDIDYKWIIDAAARRQKWIDQSQSVNLWIKTPDMKTLSHMYRQAWHVGLKTTYYLRSLGASNIEKATVQVKKEVRGTVGAASAAAIAEVAPAIQPKKEYSAEEKLACSIEAMRNGGECEACQ; this is encoded by the coding sequence ATGACTTCGACCCTCGCCCACGACCTCGCACTCAAGAAAACAATCCACACGCCCAAGGAGCAAAAGCCTCACTTTGCCTGGCGCGATGTTGTCACCAGCGACCTGCCTCTCCTGCCCGAAATCACCCTCAGCACACCCACCGGTGACAAACGTTTCGAATTGGCCCAGATCGCGGACACCGTTGGCAAGGCGTTGACGCACGTGCGGATCGCCCATGGCGAGAGTGACATCTTCACAGAAGCCAACCGTGCGTTCGTGGCCCGCATCGTGCGTGATGTCGCAGGCCGCCTCGCCGACACTGCCCGCCGCCAAGCCCCGTTCCGCCTGAGCCTCGCCGACCTCTACGAGCTTCTTGAGAAGACGCTCGTCGAGAACCAGGCATACGAGGTTGCCAAGAGCCTCCTCCTGAATCGCTCGCGCAAGCTCGCCGACTCCACCGCACCGTTTGCCACGGTCCGGGTCATCCGCCGCAATCACCAGATCGTTCCCTTCAACGAACAGAAGATCGAGATTGCCGTCCGCAAGGCCTTCCTCTCGCTCGAGCGCGACTCCGCACCCGCTGTCGAGATCACCAAGCTCGTTGCCGGCCGGGTGCTCGCCTCCCGACAATCCTTCGTGCACATCGAGGAAATCCAGGATATCGTGCAGGAAGAGCTCATGAAGGCCGGGCACTTCAAGGTCGCCGAGCAGTACATCCTTTATCGCGCGCTGCGCAACGCAGCCCGTATCAACGGCACCGATACACCGGCCCCGGCGCCAGCACCGAAACAAAACGCCATGATCGTCGTCAAGAAGGCCAGCGGTGAAACCATCTTCTGGGACCGCACCGACCTCCGCAAGCGCATCGAGTTCGGCCGCATCGGCCTCGACCTCTGCCTCACCAATGAGGAGATCGAGACCGAGCTGCTCCGCTCGGTGTTCGACCAGATCTCGCAGAAGGACCTCGATGCGACCATCATCCTCAACTCCAAGACACTGATTGAGAAGGACGCCGACTTTGCAAAGTTCGCAGGCCGCATTCAGCTCACCTACATTTACGAGGAAGTGCTGGGCTGGGACATCGTCCGCGACGGCATTGGCAAGCTGCGCGACTGCCACCAGAAGGCATTCCGCAAGTACCTCGAGCATGGCGTCGCAATCAAGCGCCTCAACCCGCGCCTGCTGGACTTCGACCTCGCCAACCTTGGGTCGGTCCTCGACCCATCGTCCGACCTCGACTTCGACTTCCTCGGCATCCAGACGCTCTACGATCGCTACCTGATCGTCGACAAGACCAACAAGCCCTCCCGCCGCATCGAAACGCCCCAGTTTTTCTGGATGCGCGTGGCCATGGGGCTCTTCCTGGACGACGGCGCTGGACGCGAAGCGAAGATCGCCGCGCTCTACGAGCTCTACAAGAGCCGCCGGTTCTGCAGCTCCACGCCGACGCTGTTCAACTCGGGTACGCTGCACTCCCAGCTTTCTTCCTGCTACCTCTACTATGTGGACGATTCCCTCGAGGGCATCATGTACCGCGGCATCGCGGAGAACGCGTTTCTCGCGAAGTGGGCGGGTGGCCTGGGCGGTTCCTGGACGGCGGTTCGCGGCACCGGCGCCTACATCGCAGGCACCAACGGCGAATCCCAGGGTGTCATCCCCTTCCTCAAGCTCCACAACGACCAGCTGGTCGCCGTCAATCAGGGTGGCAAGCGCAAGGGTTCGGGCTGCGCCTACCTTGAGTCCTGGCACAACGACATCTTCGAATTCCTCGAGCTGCGAAAGAACACCGGCGACGATCGCCGCCGCACGCACGACATGAACACGGCCAACTGGATTCCCGACCTGTTCATGAAGCGCATGGAGGCCCGCCAGACCTGGACCCTCTTCCGCACCAACGAGGTGAAGGACCTCCACGAGCTCTACGGCAAGAAGTTCGAGGAACGGTACCTGCAATACGAGAAACTTTCCGACGAAGGCAAGATCCACGGCCAGAAGGTCGAGGCCCTCGAGCTTTGGAAGAAAATGCTCTCTATGTTGTTCGAGACCGGCCATCCCTGGATCACGTTCAAGGACGCCTGCAACCTCCGCTCGCCCCAGGACCATGTCGGCGTCATCCACTCGTCGAATCTCTGCACCGAGATCACCCTGAACACGTCCAACGATGAAACCGCCGTGTGCAATCTCGGCTCGGTCATTCTTGAGACCCACCTCGACGCAAAGGGCAACCTCGACCACGAGAAGCTCCGCGACACCATCCGCATGGCCGTGCGGGCGCTCGACAATGTCATCGACATCAACTTCTACCCGACAGAGGCGGCGAAGCGCTCGAATCTCCGCCACAGGCCAATTGGCCTTGGCGTCATGGGCCTGGCAAACGCCCTCTACCTGAAGGGCTATGCCTTTGCCTCACCGGAGGCCGTCGAGTTCAATGACGAGGCGATGGAAGCGATCGCCTTTTATGCCTACGAGGCCAGCTCCGATCTCGCAGGTGAGCGCGGCACCTACTCGACCTTCAAGGGTTCGAAGTGGGACCGCGGAATTCTCCCGCAGGACTCCCTCGAGATCCTCGAGCAGGAACGCGGCGTACCGGTGGAGGTTCCCCGCGGCGGCAAAATGAACTGGGAATCCCTCCGGGCAAAGATCGCCAAGCAGGGCATGCGCAACTCGAACGTGCTCGCAATCGCACCCACGGCGACCATTTCGAACATTACCAACACCTCGCCCTGCATCGAACCGACCTACAAGAACCTCTTCGTCAAATCGAACCTCTCGGGCGAATTCATTGTCCTGAATCCGTACCTCGTTAAGGACCTCAAGGCCCGCGGACTCTGGGACCAGGAGATGATCGACAACCTCAAGTACTTCGATGGCGAACTGAAGGATATCGAGCGCATTCCCGCAGACCTGAAGGCAAAGTACCTCACCGCCTTCGACATCGATTACAAGTGGATAATCGACGCAGCTGCCCGCCGCCAGAAGTGGATCGACCAGTCGCAGTCGGTCAACCTCTGGATCAAGACCCCGGACATGAAGACGCTGAGCCACATGTACCGCCAGGCCTGGCATGTGGGACTCAAGACAACCTACTACCTCCGTTCACTGGGAGCCTCGAACATCGAGAAGGCCACAGTCCAGGTGAAGAAGGAAGTGCGCGGCACCGTCGGTGCGGCAAGCGCAGCCGCCATCGCTGAAGTCGCACCGGCAATTCAACCCAAGAAGGAGTATTCAGCTGAAGAGAAGCTCGCCTGTTCCATTGAGGCGATGCGCAACGGCGGCGAATGTGAAGCCTGCCAATAG
- a CDS encoding ribonucleotide-diphosphate reductase subunit beta → MQKAFQVGTKTFYLDQAKAEAAFAEKRVINGRATMTFNLLPLKYQWAYDLYRTMKANHWEPEDIPMGKDIEQWRDEKTVNDVERWIIRMGIGYFSAAEGIVGDNIQHVVRELVTAPELKLVLGRHAHEENIHADSLLYMIASLGINPHECEAMFEDIPTIVKKNEFVTKISKDLRRDLDLTQAENKKLLAKNIFVFGQCMEGTQFYGLFGMVLSLYRQNKFPGIGQMFRYTLRDESNHIEVFRNLFMDLVDENKELWTNEFKEELRETMREAVTLEKEFIRDCLPVDSVGLRKEEFLTYIDYIADRRLESCGLAPLSAGIKNPLPWLAEMMDIKKEQNFFEGRVTEYQKASSLQQTSDDDL, encoded by the coding sequence ATGCAGAAAGCCTTTCAAGTCGGAACCAAGACCTTCTACCTCGATCAAGCCAAAGCCGAAGCGGCATTCGCGGAGAAGCGCGTCATCAACGGCCGCGCAACGATGACCTTCAACCTCCTGCCCCTGAAGTATCAGTGGGCCTACGACCTGTACCGCACGATGAAGGCCAACCACTGGGAACCAGAGGATATCCCGATGGGCAAGGACATCGAGCAGTGGCGCGACGAGAAGACCGTCAACGATGTCGAGCGCTGGATCATCCGCATGGGCATCGGCTATTTTTCTGCAGCCGAGGGAATCGTGGGTGACAACATCCAACATGTGGTGCGCGAACTGGTCACCGCCCCTGAGCTCAAGCTCGTTCTGGGTCGTCATGCACACGAGGAAAACATCCACGCCGACTCCCTGCTCTACATGATCGCTTCGCTGGGCATCAACCCACACGAATGCGAGGCGATGTTCGAGGACATCCCGACGATCGTTAAAAAGAACGAGTTCGTCACGAAAATCTCCAAGGACCTCCGCCGCGATCTCGATCTCACTCAGGCGGAGAACAAGAAACTCCTCGCCAAGAACATCTTCGTCTTCGGCCAGTGCATGGAAGGCACGCAATTCTACGGCCTCTTCGGCATGGTGCTCTCGCTCTATCGGCAGAACAAGTTTCCCGGCATCGGCCAAATGTTCCGCTACACGCTTCGTGACGAGTCCAATCACATCGAGGTGTTCCGCAACTTGTTCATGGACCTCGTCGACGAGAACAAGGAACTGTGGACAAACGAATTCAAGGAGGAACTGCGCGAGACGATGCGCGAGGCCGTCACGCTGGAGAAGGAATTCATCCGTGATTGCCTGCCAGTGGACTCCGTCGGCCTCCGCAAGGAAGAGTTTCTGACCTACATCGACTACATCGCGGACCGTCGCCTTGAAAGCTGCGGACTCGCACCGCTCTCCGCCGGCATCAAGAACCCCCTCCCCTGGCTCGCGGAGATGATGGATATCAAGAAGGAGCAAAACTTCTTCGAAGGTCGCGTCACCGAGTACCAGAAAGCGTCGTCGCTTCAACAAACGAGCGACGACGATCTTTGA
- a CDS encoding cellulase N-terminal Ig-like domain-containing protein, producing MTPDLIRRSLLISSLGLSALHAHAATLVEFSAINESVLLVHFDDGYAVHHRHGQRRTDNERVIASPLPTKEADLTASYQLRNAAGQPIEISAVHRKSKPTEVALKFDTQGHVLEHWVYLFLPRPLSEGATLTLETSLADNGKRFEFTFDPSKTRSEAIHVNQVGYPAKASRKVGYVSHWAGTGGPIDFSACEGKSFRLVEVETGKTAYSGKLGFSRHKDPVVLLAGKDELRLNDGGTPVWECDFSDFTPTTPAEYRLVVDGVGCSFPFTVGEDALRPAFVSVMRGFYHQRSGIELKAEYTDLPRPAPAHPVLTPGFENRMKYTARRGCDFVHSEDQREATAILAEMKGPLLTYGFYQDAGDWDGYFSHLKVPSMLMMLYELAPSQFADAEFRIPESGNGIPDILDEGAWLLRYLHRTRHAILNTRDSEGKPFGTGGAAGVRVAGDFFGTDEREGKSIPSWEDTHRDYVVSGEDPFASYYYSGLAAQMAWILKGLDREPVHDDWKAQAYDESYDWTKIDWLKEAKETFAWAKQNTRAGDEDKGLRLYRFYAASALYRITGDTLYAESLANDLRFLEKLEGRGSALAYIFLTFPRELQDRLGGSRLREHAIARAYSLTAGSAARRAYRFGGPLGYAVQVGQSSSPMVEETLAAYALTRDPDVRAAIGTTADYVLGGNPLNLCWPTRVGERSPLGIFRMDNWTTSLVHDEKPGLLSGFIREGMPEGITPYGCTAPGRSWIPGDSPYNANWPDKWTYPEVHTWPMHELWYDLWCAPPSAEYTVHETMIASASVFGLLVGDHPKAPAFRPAAIPQR from the coding sequence ATGACCCCCGACCTCATTCGTAGATCCCTCCTGATTTCGAGCCTCGGCCTCAGCGCACTCCACGCACACGCAGCAACCTTGGTCGAATTCTCCGCCATCAACGAATCCGTGCTATTGGTCCATTTTGATGATGGCTATGCGGTTCACCACCGGCACGGCCAACGTCGGACGGACAACGAGCGAGTCATAGCCTCTCCCCTGCCGACAAAGGAGGCGGATCTCACCGCCTCATACCAACTGCGCAATGCAGCAGGGCAACCGATCGAAATTTCGGCGGTTCACCGGAAATCCAAGCCGACGGAGGTCGCACTGAAGTTTGATACACAGGGCCACGTCCTCGAGCATTGGGTCTACCTGTTTCTTCCGAGACCCCTTTCAGAAGGCGCCACCCTGACCTTGGAGACTTCGCTGGCAGACAACGGCAAGCGCTTCGAATTCACATTCGATCCCTCGAAGACCCGCAGCGAGGCCATCCACGTGAACCAGGTGGGCTATCCTGCCAAGGCCAGCCGCAAGGTTGGCTACGTTTCCCACTGGGCCGGCACAGGAGGCCCAATCGATTTTTCCGCCTGTGAAGGCAAGTCCTTCCGCCTCGTCGAAGTCGAAACGGGCAAGACCGCCTACTCCGGAAAACTCGGCTTCAGCCGTCATAAGGACCCGGTGGTGTTGCTGGCGGGCAAAGATGAGCTTCGCCTCAACGACGGAGGCACCCCCGTGTGGGAATGTGATTTCTCTGACTTTACCCCTACCACCCCCGCCGAGTATCGACTTGTGGTAGATGGCGTGGGCTGCTCCTTTCCATTCACGGTGGGCGAGGATGCCTTGCGACCCGCATTTGTCAGCGTGATGCGCGGCTTCTATCACCAGCGAAGCGGGATTGAGCTCAAGGCAGAGTACACGGACCTGCCGCGTCCGGCACCTGCCCACCCCGTGCTCACGCCTGGATTCGAAAATCGGATGAAGTACACAGCCCGTCGGGGATGCGACTTCGTACACAGCGAAGACCAGCGCGAGGCGACGGCGATCCTCGCGGAGATGAAGGGTCCCCTCCTAACATACGGATTCTACCAGGACGCCGGTGATTGGGACGGGTATTTCAGCCACCTGAAGGTGCCGTCCATGTTGATGATGCTCTACGAACTCGCACCTTCGCAGTTCGCCGACGCGGAGTTCCGCATCCCCGAAAGCGGCAATGGCATTCCGGACATTCTGGACGAGGGCGCCTGGCTGCTGCGCTACCTCCACCGCACCCGTCATGCTATTCTGAATACACGCGACAGCGAGGGGAAGCCGTTCGGCACGGGCGGCGCAGCGGGCGTCCGCGTCGCGGGCGATTTCTTCGGTACGGATGAAAGGGAGGGAAAGTCGATCCCGTCCTGGGAAGACACGCACCGCGACTACGTTGTCTCGGGTGAGGATCCTTTCGCGAGTTACTACTACTCCGGCTTGGCCGCGCAGATGGCATGGATCCTGAAAGGCCTCGACCGCGAACCGGTGCATGATGACTGGAAAGCACAGGCCTACGACGAATCCTATGATTGGACGAAGATCGACTGGCTCAAGGAGGCAAAGGAAACGTTTGCGTGGGCGAAGCAAAACACCCGCGCAGGGGATGAAGATAAGGGCCTGAGGCTGTACCGTTTCTATGCTGCCTCCGCTCTTTATCGGATCACCGGCGATACACTCTACGCAGAATCACTCGCCAACGATCTGAGGTTTCTCGAAAAGCTGGAAGGCCGCGGATCGGCCCTCGCGTACATCTTCCTCACTTTCCCGCGCGAATTGCAGGATCGCCTCGGAGGGTCTCGGCTCCGCGAACATGCCATCGCTCGCGCCTACTCCCTGACAGCCGGCAGCGCGGCGCGCCGCGCCTACCGCTTTGGAGGACCACTCGGCTACGCTGTCCAGGTAGGCCAGAGCTCCAGCCCCATGGTGGAGGAGACTCTGGCGGCTTACGCGTTGACCCGGGATCCCGACGTGCGAGCCGCGATTGGCACCACGGCGGATTATGTCCTGGGAGGAAACCCTTTGAACCTGTGCTGGCCAACGCGAGTGGGTGAGCGTTCTCCTTTGGGAATTTTCCGAATGGACAACTGGACTACTTCGCTCGTCCACGATGAGAAGCCCGGACTGCTCAGCGGCTTTATTCGCGAAGGCATGCCTGAGGGAATTACGCCTTACGGTTGCACGGCGCCAGGTCGAAGCTGGATCCCGGGTGATTCACCTTACAACGCCAATTGGCCCGACAAATGGACCTATCCCGAAGTGCACACCTGGCCAATGCATGAACTGTGGTACGATCTGTGGTGCGCTCCGCCGTCCGCAGAGTACACGGTGCACGAGACAATGATTGCCTCTGCGAGTGTGTTTGGCCTGTTGGTCGGCGACCATCCCAAGGCTCCCGCTTTTCGGCCGGCCGCGATTCCGCAGCGGTAG
- a CDS encoding SpoIIE family protein phosphatase, translating into MTLALCQEHPLLRGIPATELESILARCEVLSLPEGFVLLEPGAENHKLFFLLQGELRVLINASDTANAILLQPGEVVGEMSVIEQKPAGARVVTARESTVLAMPETVYWESYCAHPELVRPMLRSLVARMRRTNSTLQEAFVRQMRFEMVQRELESAARIQASILPSAQLLAGCGGLTIQTWFKPLRHVGGDFYDVIPLDAKRTAFAIGDVSGKGMPAALFMIRVLTTLRMILARKPADAEILPTLNKELCESNEEFMFVTLALLIVDTENGSVSYLNAGHPPVMFGDADGEFATWEAPRGSMLGVNLRATFGSDERPFRHGEAVLLYTDGISEAENPKKELYGIPRIMEALNTPAVRLAPAELLEATASALEVFTAGASQSDDITALVFTRGQ; encoded by the coding sequence ATGACGCTGGCGCTCTGTCAGGAGCACCCCTTGCTGCGGGGGATCCCAGCCACCGAGCTTGAGTCGATTCTTGCACGATGCGAAGTGCTCTCGCTCCCGGAAGGTTTTGTGTTGTTGGAACCCGGTGCTGAAAACCACAAGCTCTTCTTTCTGCTGCAGGGTGAGTTGCGCGTACTGATCAATGCCTCCGACACGGCCAATGCGATTCTCTTGCAGCCGGGCGAGGTGGTTGGGGAAATGTCGGTGATCGAGCAAAAACCGGCCGGTGCACGTGTCGTGACCGCCCGGGAAAGCACCGTCCTGGCGATGCCGGAAACGGTCTATTGGGAAAGCTATTGTGCGCACCCGGAACTCGTCAGGCCCATGCTCAGAAGCCTGGTGGCACGCATGCGACGCACAAATTCCACGCTGCAGGAAGCGTTTGTCCGCCAGATGCGGTTTGAGATGGTGCAGCGGGAATTGGAAAGTGCGGCGCGAATTCAGGCGAGCATCCTTCCGTCCGCCCAGCTTCTTGCGGGTTGTGGTGGACTCACGATCCAGACTTGGTTCAAGCCACTCCGCCATGTGGGCGGTGATTTTTACGACGTGATTCCACTCGACGCGAAACGCACGGCATTTGCGATCGGCGACGTGTCTGGCAAGGGAATGCCTGCAGCTCTCTTCATGATCCGCGTGCTGACCACGTTGAGAATGATCCTGGCTAGAAAACCAGCGGACGCCGAGATCCTGCCAACGTTGAACAAGGAGCTTTGCGAATCGAACGAGGAGTTCATGTTCGTCACCCTCGCACTCCTGATTGTCGACACTGAGAACGGAAGCGTCTCCTACCTGAATGCAGGGCACCCGCCCGTGATGTTCGGCGATGCGGATGGGGAATTTGCCACGTGGGAGGCTCCCCGGGGATCGATGCTCGGCGTCAACCTCCGGGCGACCTTTGGAAGCGACGAACGTCCCTTTCGACACGGAGAAGCCGTGCTTCTCTACACGGACGGCATCAGCGAGGCGGAGAATCCCAAGAAGGAACTTTACGGCATCCCAAGAATCATGGAGGCGCTCAACACCCCGGCGGTACGCCTCGCACCCGCTGAACTTCTTGAAGCAACCGCTTCTGCACTGGAGGTGTTCACGGCCGGCGCATCGCAGTCGGACGACATAACCGCCTTAGTTTTCACCCGCGGGCAATAG
- a CDS encoding ATP-binding protein: protein MSQTPQIYSSLTLEDKVSELGKLTEWVASLAERIGAGKRDKFRFDLAVTEAVTNVIMHGLPDESERLIRTEASFEEGSLAISIIDSGIPFDPLTAPVKERPTSLAEATPGGAGLLLIRAYCDDASYEYSNGENRLTLIFQIKEAGENQSGASS, encoded by the coding sequence GTGAGCCAGACCCCCCAGATCTATTCGAGCCTCACGCTTGAGGATAAGGTGAGTGAACTGGGGAAGCTCACGGAATGGGTGGCCTCGTTGGCTGAGCGGATTGGGGCGGGCAAGCGCGACAAGTTTCGCTTCGACCTGGCTGTCACCGAAGCGGTGACGAACGTGATCATGCATGGCCTGCCTGACGAGAGCGAGAGGCTGATCCGCACAGAAGCCTCCTTCGAGGAGGGCTCGCTGGCCATCAGCATCATTGACAGCGGAATTCCATTCGACCCTTTGACAGCACCCGTCAAGGAACGCCCGACGTCGCTGGCGGAGGCAACTCCTGGCGGTGCCGGGCTCCTCCTTATTCGCGCGTATTGCGACGACGCCAGCTACGAGTACAGCAACGGTGAAAACAGACTCACTTTAATCTTCCAGATCAAGGAAGCGGGTGAGAACCAATCGGGGGCCTCGTCATGA
- a CDS encoding STAS domain-containing protein, protein MQFTVTKTEDLVTRVVITGRLDLDASLKLENPFAFQVATEGGPVVVDLSGVDFVASMGMRLIVKNARAVQNRGGKLVILATDPNVIEAFKLAGLAEIVPLYSTFEEASASALSRAAS, encoded by the coding sequence ATGCAGTTCACTGTTACGAAAACGGAGGATCTTGTTACCCGGGTGGTGATTACAGGTCGTCTCGATCTCGATGCCTCCCTGAAACTCGAAAACCCGTTCGCCTTTCAAGTGGCGACAGAGGGCGGACCTGTGGTGGTGGACCTGTCCGGCGTCGATTTCGTGGCTTCGATGGGCATGCGCCTGATCGTCAAGAATGCCCGGGCCGTCCAAAACCGGGGTGGGAAACTTGTCATCCTGGCGACCGATCCAAATGTGATCGAAGCATTCAAGCTGGCCGGGCTGGCAGAGATCGTACCTCTCTATTCCACGTTTGAAGAAGCATCTGCGTCAGCCCTGTCGCGCGCAGCGTCGTGA
- a CDS encoding cytochrome c produces the protein MNKRHLLSSASLLFLLSTAGIQAASVTENWENHCAKCHGADGKAQTKIGKKLKIRDYTDPAVQAKMTDEEIIKGIEEGYKDESGKERMKPFKGELSPEEIKELAAHVRKFKA, from the coding sequence ATGAACAAACGTCATCTTCTCTCCAGCGCCTCCCTTCTCTTCCTGCTTTCGACGGCCGGCATCCAAGCTGCGTCTGTCACCGAAAACTGGGAAAACCACTGCGCCAAATGTCACGGCGCGGATGGCAAAGCCCAGACGAAGATCGGCAAGAAGCTCAAGATCCGCGACTACACGGATCCCGCGGTGCAAGCAAAAATGACTGACGAGGAGATCATCAAGGGCATTGAGGAAGGCTACAAGGACGAGAGCGGCAAAGAGCGGATGAAGCCGTTCAAAGGTGAGCTTTCGCCCGAGGAGATCAAGGAGCTCGCAGCCCACGTTCGTAAGTTCAAGGCCTGA
- a CDS encoding NapC/NirT family cytochrome c, protein MADPTPSPPDRKPRQRSHFNNWITAIGCVIALGSLFSFALLAWMDFSQHQKNPYLGIFTYLVAPAFLFAGIFLVFFGAWAQRRWAIKHALTKPDKWRLDFNDPRQRRILAGFGVGAVVFLLLSVFGSYKTYQYSESVEFCGMVCHKAMEPEFVTYQRGSHARVDCVECHIGDGAEWFFKAKINGAHQLISYSLDNYKRPIETPLANLRPAQEICERCHWPEKFHGNVEMNFQHFLSDKKNTPYTARMLMHVNKSAPGSPPGGIHWHVNKDEKVEYYAVDEKRQEIPWMRVTNLVTGTARVFRTLDYTETPPPDKIRVMDCMDCHNRPAHSFPTANDAVERSMRDGGLSRLLPGIKRVAVDALTKASDHPDKKARDIAAELLAKTYPDPMLADEIAAAAVEIERIFSVTLFPLRKADWRVYPNNIGHKDWAGCFRCHDNQHRTETGDMVRSSDCNSCHTILAQGDGPAMQTLSAKGLDFIHPDGPYDDTLTCNDCHNGQNQ, encoded by the coding sequence ATGGCGGATCCCACCCCATCTCCGCCGGATCGGAAGCCGCGGCAGCGATCTCATTTCAATAATTGGATCACCGCCATCGGCTGTGTGATCGCGCTTGGGTCGCTGTTTTCCTTCGCGCTTCTGGCGTGGATGGATTTTTCCCAGCACCAGAAGAATCCCTACCTCGGAATTTTCACGTACTTGGTGGCGCCGGCATTCCTGTTCGCCGGCATTTTCCTGGTGTTTTTCGGCGCTTGGGCGCAGCGGCGCTGGGCGATCAAGCACGCGCTGACAAAGCCCGACAAATGGCGACTTGATTTCAATGACCCGCGCCAGCGGCGCATCCTGGCGGGCTTCGGGGTGGGGGCGGTCGTCTTCCTGCTCCTGAGTGTGTTCGGCAGTTACAAGACTTACCAGTACTCGGAGTCGGTGGAGTTTTGCGGTATGGTGTGCCACAAGGCGATGGAGCCCGAGTTCGTGACCTACCAGCGGGGTTCGCACGCGCGGGTCGACTGCGTCGAATGCCACATCGGCGATGGTGCCGAGTGGTTCTTCAAGGCGAAGATCAACGGCGCACACCAGCTGATCTCTTATTCGCTCGATAACTACAAAAGGCCGATCGAGACACCCCTCGCCAACCTGCGTCCTGCTCAGGAAATCTGCGAGCGCTGTCATTGGCCCGAGAAGTTCCACGGCAACGTGGAAATGAACTTCCAGCATTTCTTGTCCGACAAGAAGAACACTCCGTACACGGCCCGCATGCTCATGCATGTCAACAAGAGCGCGCCCGGATCCCCGCCTGGCGGCATCCACTGGCACGTGAACAAGGACGAAAAGGTGGAGTATTACGCGGTCGACGAAAAGCGGCAGGAGATACCCTGGATGCGGGTGACAAATCTGGTCACGGGCACCGCCCGCGTGTTTCGCACCCTGGACTACACGGAGACCCCACCTCCGGACAAGATCCGGGTGATGGACTGCATGGATTGCCACAACCGCCCGGCTCACTCCTTCCCGACTGCCAATGATGCGGTGGAACGCTCCATGCGCGACGGCGGCCTCAGCCGCCTCCTGCCCGGCATCAAACGCGTGGCGGTCGACGCGTTGACAAAGGCGTCGGATCATCCGGATAAAAAGGCACGGGATATTGCAGCCGAGTTACTTGCAAAAACCTATCCGGATCCGATGCTCGCGGACGAGATCGCCGCCGCCGCCGTCGAGATCGAGCGCATTTTTAGCGTGACCCTGTTTCCGCTGCGCAAGGCGGATTGGCGGGTTTACCCCAACAACATCGGCCACAAGGACTGGGCGGGCTGCTTCCGGTGTCATGACAACCAGCACCGCACGGAGACGGGCGACATGGTCCGTTCGAGTGACTGCAACTCCTGCCACACCATTCTGGCCCAGGGGGACGGTCCGGCGATGCAGACGCTTTCCGCGAAGGGTCTCGACTTCATCCATCCGGACGGGCCCTACGACGACACGCTCACCTGCAACGACTGTCACAACGGACAGAATCAATAG